The Chitinimonas sp. BJYL2 genome has a segment encoding these proteins:
- a CDS encoding PilZ domain-containing protein, producing MTTPLSIRFAMPISWLDSPPVTTIDPVLLLRVLALLEASPAHLDDDDSPDALRWQSLEARVELMLQMVGQLLARGDCLPPLQEIELSGAGVSWNSVSPVPVGKAGYVGIYLSPRIPQPLVLSATIRECELTGSGDYRLDATFEQIDAEVQDWIEKTVFRRHRRQIFEKKHPHDD from the coding sequence ATGACGACACCACTTTCAATCAGGTTTGCGATGCCGATCAGTTGGCTCGACAGCCCCCCGGTTACGACCATTGACCCGGTATTGCTGCTGCGTGTGCTGGCCCTGCTGGAGGCATCCCCTGCGCATCTCGATGATGACGACAGTCCAGATGCGCTGCGCTGGCAGTCGCTGGAGGCGCGCGTCGAGCTGATGTTGCAGATGGTTGGTCAGTTGCTCGCGCGCGGTGATTGCTTGCCGCCCCTGCAAGAGATTGAGCTGAGCGGCGCTGGCGTGAGTTGGAATTCGGTTTCCCCAGTGCCGGTTGGCAAGGCTGGTTATGTGGGCATCTACCTCAGCCCTCGCATACCTCAGCCCTTGGTATTGTCTGCGACGATACGTGAGTGTGAACTGACGGGGAGCGGCGATTACCGACTGGATGCGACATTTGAGCAGATAGACGCCGAAGTGCAGGACTGGATTGAAAAAACTGTCTTCCGGCGCCATCGCCGCCAGATATTCGAGAAGAAACATCCGCATGACGATTGA